In Labrys wisconsinensis, a single genomic region encodes these proteins:
- a CDS encoding FGGY-family carbohydrate kinase, with protein sequence MPSDIFLGLDLGTSGCKLIAFDAAGHEFARSARGYAAASPGPGLFELDAEAVWDEAEACFRELDAAALPGRVRTLAVSVLGEAVLPVDRAGRPLAPAPISADRRAVAEVEGLAADPGAESIHAVTGQPLSTIPSLLKLIWWRRHRPDLVAGAWKFLCFGEFALMRLGLSPVIDESMAARTMAFDIGRRAWSQPLLDRAGLCAARLAPVAPSGTILGTVPAPVAGRLALPEGVAVVLGGHDQPMGALGAGVIEPGTAMYSIGTTEALVVALAAPSPRLGRRNIPCYAHVVPGRSVGLAGSESGGRVLAWFRQAMTLDDGAPFEHLLSELPDTPPAWPMLLPHFVGSGTVLNDADSLGALFGLSLDTGRRELLLAVLEGITFEQALSLEALSEAAGPVERLAAIGGGSRSALWLQMKADILNRPITRLAVADAPCLGGAILGRWALEPRRPVAEVAAEMVAPGETFRPRPGRHAAHAARLAIYRGLYAALRPLALQLRAAQAQAASGAAPERG encoded by the coding sequence ATGCCCAGCGACATCTTCCTCGGTCTCGACCTCGGCACCAGCGGCTGCAAGCTGATCGCCTTCGATGCCGCCGGGCACGAGTTCGCCCGGTCGGCACGCGGCTATGCCGCGGCCAGTCCTGGGCCGGGCCTGTTCGAGCTCGATGCGGAAGCGGTCTGGGACGAGGCGGAAGCCTGCTTCCGCGAGCTCGACGCCGCCGCCCTGCCGGGACGGGTCAGGACCCTCGCGGTCTCGGTGCTGGGCGAAGCGGTGCTGCCGGTCGACCGGGCCGGCCGTCCGCTGGCGCCGGCGCCGATCAGCGCCGACCGGCGCGCCGTCGCCGAGGTCGAGGGGCTCGCCGCCGATCCCGGGGCCGAGAGCATCCATGCCGTCACCGGCCAGCCGCTCTCGACCATTCCCTCGCTGCTGAAGCTGATCTGGTGGCGCCGGCACCGGCCGGACCTCGTGGCCGGCGCCTGGAAGTTCCTGTGCTTCGGCGAGTTCGCGCTGATGCGCCTCGGCCTGTCGCCGGTCATCGACGAGAGCATGGCGGCGCGGACCATGGCCTTCGACATCGGGCGGCGGGCCTGGTCGCAGCCGCTGCTCGACAGGGCGGGGCTCTGCGCCGCTCGGCTCGCCCCGGTCGCGCCGAGCGGCACGATCCTCGGCACGGTCCCGGCGCCGGTGGCGGGCCGGCTCGCACTGCCCGAGGGCGTCGCCGTGGTGCTCGGCGGCCACGACCAGCCGATGGGGGCGCTCGGTGCCGGCGTCATCGAGCCCGGCACGGCGATGTACTCGATCGGCACCACCGAGGCGCTGGTCGTCGCCCTGGCCGCACCCTCGCCGCGGCTCGGACGCCGCAACATCCCCTGCTACGCCCATGTCGTCCCCGGCCGCAGCGTCGGCCTCGCCGGCAGCGAGAGCGGCGGGCGGGTGCTGGCCTGGTTCCGGCAGGCCATGACCTTGGATGACGGGGCGCCGTTCGAGCACCTGCTGTCCGAGCTGCCGGACACGCCGCCGGCCTGGCCGATGCTGCTGCCGCATTTCGTCGGCAGCGGCACGGTGCTCAACGATGCCGACAGCCTCGGCGCGCTGTTCGGATTGAGCCTCGACACGGGGCGGCGGGAGCTGCTGCTCGCCGTGCTGGAGGGCATCACCTTCGAGCAGGCCCTGAGCCTGGAGGCGCTGTCGGAGGCCGCCGGCCCGGTGGAGAGGCTGGCGGCGATCGGCGGCGGCTCGCGCTCGGCCCTGTGGCTGCAGATGAAGGCCGACATCCTGAACCGGCCGATCACCCGCCTCGCCGTCGCCGACGCGCCCTGCCTCGGCGGCGCCATCCTCGGGCGCTGGGCGCTGGAGCCGCGGCGGCCGGTCGCCGAGGTGGCGGCCGAGATGGTCGCCCCCGGCGAGACCTTCCGGCCGCGCCCGGGCCGCCATGCCGCCCACGCCGCCCGGCTCGCCATCTATCGCGGCCTCTATGCCGCCCTGCGGCCGCTGGCGCTGCAGCTGCGGGCCGCGCAGGCGCAGGCCGCTTCAGGGGCCGCGCCGGAGCGCGGATAG